ATAGACTGGACTGCACACTGAAAATATATCTGTTGTTCCCCAGTCCCCAAACCCTTGTCCAGGATATCAGTAACCTCTGCAAATTACAGGGTGTACATTACTTTGTTTTACAGTCTAGCGCTAaaatacctgattcaactaatcatcaaggcCGTGATTAGCTGAATGAAGTATGTGCtgggttggaatgaaaacctgcCACCACTACCGTAGGTCTCCAGGACCAGACTTGGTAAAACACTGCCCTAGAAGTTAATAGGTCTTTAACGTTCCAAacagaaccctatatagtgcactactttagaccagagccctatggaaccctattccctatatagtgcactactttagaccagagccctatggaaccctattccctatatagtgatctactttagaccagagccctatggaaccctatatagtgcactactttagaccagagccctatggaaccctattccctatatagtgcactactttaaaccagagccctatggaaccctattccctatatagtgcactactttagaccagagccctatggaaccctattccctatatagtgatctactttagaccagagccctattccctatatatagtgcactactttagaccagaaccctattccctatatatagtgcactactttagaccagaaccctattccctatatagtgcactactttagaccagaaccctattccctatatagtgcactacattagaccagagccctataatagtgcactatgtaggagaATAGGGTTTCATATGGGACGCGAACGACCTAGGTGACGATGGGTAGGAAGTCCTCACTTTAACGGGACTGTCGTTGTAGAGCCAGGCCAGGAATTCTGTTGAGTTCCAGTAGGTGTCAGGAGCTTCCCAGTCCCCATCAGACCAGATCAACTCTGGCTTGTAGCTGGACCACAGGAGAGACCGGTGAGGGGAAAATGAGTGAAGGGGTATCTGAACAAAAGCTATGTTTGTGTCATATATGGTCATCTAAGCCCAGCTATAAGACCTTTAGCCCTGTTTTACATATATATGACGGAGATATACTATGTTGTAAGTCTACTGTGCCCTCCATCTCAGCCataataatataaaaaatatatttatataaaaatgtgttttttttagtaTCCACAGTAGACCTATTCTGGCCTAAATTACCTTAGGACCATGTCATAAAGCTCAGGCAGAAGTTTTTTCAAGACAAAGTCCTGTGTCGTGAAGTTGTGTTTCTTGTCTGCCAGGTAGAGGGGGTTGAACCATTCATACAGGGAGTTATAGAGTCCATAGTGCAGCGACCTGTGAACAGACGAGCACAAAAAACAACAGCTGATACTGGGACGGATAGGGAACTGTCGAGAGACAGCAGCTGATACTGGGAGAGATAGGGAACTGTCAAGAGACAGCAGCTGATACTGGGAGATATAGGGAACTGTCAAGAGACAACAGCTGACAGATAGGGAACTGTCAAGAGACAACAGCTGATACTGGGAGATATAGGGAACTGTCAAGAGACAACAGCTGATACTGGGAGATATAGGGAACTGTCAAGAGACAACAGCTGATACTGGGAGATATAGGGAACTGTCAAGAGACAACAGCTGATACTGGGAGAGATAGGGAACTGTCAAGAGACAACAGCTGAGAGATTGGGAACTGTCAAGAGACAACAGCTGATACTGGGAGATATAGGGAACTGTCAAGAGACAACAGCTGATACTGGGAGAGATAGGGAACTGTCAAGAGACAACAGCTGATACTGGGAGAGATAGGGAACTGTCAAGAGACAACAGCTGATACTGGGAGATATAGGGAACTGTCAAGAGACAACAGCTGAAAAAGGCTTTATGAAATACATTGGATTGAATACAGAACTACCTCTGCTGTCAGCTACAAGCCTGTGCTTATTATAAACACAGCACATTACAGCTGACTCTCCCCATACAACAACTAGGACAGTACTACGTAAAACCCAACACAGACCGGTGTCTATAGACAGTTTCAACCCTTCTCTAGGTGCCTTAGCTAAGACTACAGCATTcaacgcctggataggtattttacgtaTTAGCTAAGCACATCACTttgttatagcaatctggtgcCCAACGGCACGGTCGATGACGTGgcatgcaaccattggttgatgcatgcaaagTCTGAGCAGGGGTTACACCCCCCAACCACCAGTAACATTATCCAATTAAAATTAGGtgaaaacatgcacacacacaaaaaaaaaactgtcctCAGATCAGCATCTATTAATAACttcaacccctctctctttctctgtctgtcaatcgggtgccttgttaaaatcctACCTGTTGCGTACGGCCTCTGCCAGGTCTCCCACCAGGTCTCTGTGTGGTCCAGTGTCCACAGAGTTCCAGTTCCACGAGTAGGAAGAGGGCCAGGTAGTGAATCCTTCATGGTGCTTCGCTGTCAGAACCACATACCTGGAGATACGTGGGACAGGTAAAGACTGGGGAAAGACCTGGAGCCTTTAAAATTATAGGATGTAATACTGTCAGAACCACATACCTGGAGATACGTGGGACAGGCAAAGACTGGGAAAAGACCTGGAGCCTTTAAATTAAAGGCTGTaattgtaacagtataactttagaccgtcccctcgcccatacccgggcgcaaaccagggaccctctgcacacaacaagtgtcaccctcgaagcatcgttacccatcgctccacaaaagccacggccctttgcagagcaagggtaaccactacttcaaggtctcagagcaagtgacgtcaccgattgaaacgctatttagcgcgcaccaccgctaactaacctggccgtttcacatccgttacataatACTGTACTACAGCCTCTGTCAGACTGTGGTAGTGCACTTTCCCCattttaattatatatatatatatataaaaatattgaacctttatttaacttggcagtGTTGCTGGGTCAATACCTACTTCCGTTTTTAAATCACTACAGATTGTGTTGCCTATTggtataaaacaaatatataggTATACAAACTGAATAAGACTTACTTTGCACCGGAAGCCTCGAATATGTCAGCCCAGTCATCCGGGTCAAAGAACTGGGCATGGAACTGGGGCGCGAAATCTGGATAGCTGAACCCGGGCGGGTAGTTATCCAGCATGTACTTAACACACTTCGTATCGGGTGGGTTTTGGCCTTGCCAATGCCACCAGAACCACTCGCTCTCGAACCCGGGGACTGAGAACACCCCCCAGTGGACGAAAATCCCGAACTTGGCTTCATCGTACCATGTAGGAAGCGGTCTTGCGTCCAAACTCTCCCAGTTCGCTTGGTATCGCGTCCCGCTTGCTGGTATTGCTATCAGCAACGCGGCGAGCAGGAGACATACCCAGTTTGCCTGAGCAAACATTACTGTTAAAAAAACGGAGGCTTTATCAATGTGAAGGTTGCAACGTTAATAGAATACGTAAGTAGTTGTTCTATGAGTTTATTCCGGGTGAAACGGGACCGCGCGGTCTTTCTGCTGCGTCTACAAGCGGTGATATCAATAATCAAACTAACCCGCAACGTTTTATATCGGTTTACAGGCATAATCTACTGTAAAACATTATGAGGAAACTACCATTTCGTTATGTGCAGTAAATGTAGATCACACTGGTCCGTAAACTATCACATGACTGTGGTCATATGACTTGTGTTGAAACCTGTTCCGGGTAGAGCTTTGAGAAAAGCGATTTACCATCTCTATCATTTCCCTGTCTTGTCACCGCGCTGTGAACCGCGGCACATTGACGCATGTGATTGGTCGGATTATGTGAGGGAGCCAGGGGATTGGATGCATGTTGTAAAGAACCTCCCCTCAGGATTATAGTGGAGTTGAATGGAGAGGGATACCGTGCTCctctgagtttacaaaacattataaAGAGCAGCACGGTTTTTATCTAAAATGTTGTCAACGGAATGAGGTTGCTGTTACTTCCCGTCCACGAGTCTATTGCAGAATGAAGCCTTTTGACAGCATGGACTAAAGTCGATTTATTTATGCACACTTGCATTAGTCCCTTTGTTTTCGTGATTTACAATTCGGCTCTGACAACGAAAAGGCAGCCGACAGACCTACAGGATGTTTTAGCAGTTTGTAACTATGAAAATCATTTTGTCAAACAGATTGTGAACCGAAAAGTGTACATttgaatctatatatatatatatatatataaatatatatatatatatatataaatgttggttagggtgtaggggcagATTTAAGTAATCTTGTCATTCAGACACTTTATTTACTTTCAATCTGATCAAGAGTGTGAGTGGGTgattgagagagtgagtgagtgggtgattgagagagtgagggacataATTTGAAGGTTTGAGAGCAATGTGagataagaaagagagagggtgagcagAGATATGTAGAAAGGATAGGGCTTTCTATGTACTAGTAAACAAACCCCTCTGCCAGTTcactctcctttcccctcctttccCCCGACCACAACCTTCCACCCCAGTCGCCTGAACTCCAGTCGCAGTTAGTCATGCGACCCTGTTTACAACCACCTACCCTCACCTACCTTCACCCTGCCTTGAAGAGAAGATCCACAACTGATAATCATAGGAAGGCTCTGGGGGAACGCTCtaaactaaatatatatatatatagtagtaaCTAGTGTTGGATTCTGTattttacattatagccattagcatatatatgattaaatattatcTGATGTTGGTTGTGTGAGGTGTCTGCATTTGTGCACTGGAGCATCATTATGAGATTAAACAACTGCTTGCTACTTGCCTGTTTGTGCGTGTGACAAGAACTGAGTAACATGGTGTGACCTTCATGTTGCAAAACTGTAGATAACAGCCCAGCAgatgctttgtccttgtgtttgtatgtaacaatattgagaacatggtgtgacttgctgtatcttacaaagttgtgatagggaggggtggtcatcacgaggtttcactgagatggaaaaatactgaacaacacaATAGCAGGAACTGAGCAACTGTTCTAACTAGGCTGCGATACCAGAACAGTAAGGATCTATACATCGACGGAGGGAGGACTccaagaagcgccaagaggcggggacccGCCTGAGCGCCTGCGATAGGCTGGgcaagtttaaaccacgcccagtctctactgtgataggccaacagacgggttggaactaTGTCTATCACAGTATAAGAACAACTGTTTACATACATCCTGTCAGTTCTCTGTACTgccctgcgtggtattacagtgagcccgtatatacgaaagttgcatttgccatttattacttagctaataaaaaatacatagtatacaatcggtgactcattgttatatttatcctgataccagatctGAATTTAcgcaaccctaacactagctagctaggatAAAGGTTTTTCTCCACTCCAGTCTTTTTTTGGTAGAATCACAgatgtagctaacgttagctagagcAAAACCTCTgtattgatagctagctagcattacattTACCAAACATGCCGTACAAGTGAACATACAAGACACACATTTAAACTCGTATAAAACACGTTACCTGACTAAAGGTTGAGAGCTGTCGTAGGTAAACACATAGCTAGGTTGATATGTTGTTGTAGCCTcggcagctagttagctaaccaCAACAACATGCTTTTCACTAGTTACTATAGCAACAAAGCCAAAATTGCCTACGGGAAATATTCATAAAAACAAAGAAAACCGAGCATTTTGGTCTTAAATCAATGTTTGTGGATCGTCGTACGGTTAGCAGTGTGTTTTAAATCATAATTTTAATAAGATAACTGTAGAAATAGGCAGAGTGTaacactttgtggctgtggtaactcgTGACAACCCAACTACCACCGCTCCATTTCCGCGTTTCTAGATTCTGTGTGACAGACACAAGATTCGTCCAATGAGAGACGAGAGAAATATTAGGGCGCGGCT
This genomic interval from Oncorhynchus clarkii lewisi isolate Uvic-CL-2024 chromosome 18, UVic_Ocla_1.0, whole genome shotgun sequence contains the following:
- the LOC139373884 gene encoding tissue alpha-L-fucosidase-like codes for the protein MFAQANWVCLLLAALLIAIPASGTRYQANWESLDARPLPTWYDEAKFGIFVHWGVFSVPGFESEWFWWHWQGQNPPDTKCVKYMLDNYPPGFSYPDFAPQFHAQFFDPDDWADIFEASGAKYVVLTAKHHEGFTTWPSSYSWNWNSVDTGPHRDLVGDLAEAVRNRSLHYGLYNSLYEWFNPLYLADKKHNFTTQDFVLKKLLPELYDMVLSYKPELIWSDGDWEAPDTYWNSTEFLAWLYNDSPVKDVIVTNDRWGAGCYCKHGGYYNCADKYTPGELPKHKWEKCQSVDTQSWGYRRTMRLSELMDLPSIVQDLVQTVAMGGNYLLNVGPTPDGMIPPVFEERLRGIGAWLEVNGEAIYSSKPWRLQTENATVPVWYTSKYSSVFAVFMTKPTVYTFHLSEPITVESTTVTLLGNLEPLRWAPLHPRGLIILLPELPPTPAQAWILKLDGVK